In the Treponema maltophilum ATCC 51939 genome, TTTTGCTTTAAGATGGGGCGGACGATATGAAACTTTTGCTTGCGCCGATGGCGGCGCTCAGCCATGAAGCGCTCAGACGGACGATCGCGCGTTTCGGCGGATGCGACGAATACTACACCGAAATGATACATGCCGCATCTTTTATCAACGGCGGCCCGTACGAGCGCTGCTACGCAAGTTGTGCGCCCGAACCCGAAAAAACGGTGTGGCAGCTGACGGGCGCTCACGAAAAAGAGCTTGTCCACTGTGCCCGGCTTCTTATGCAAACCGAGGGTGCATCTTCGGTTATCGGCATCGACATAAATATGGGTTGCCCCGCGCCCGAAATTTACCGGCAGGGTGCAGGCATCGCGTGGATGAGTAAACCCTTTGAGCAGGTCGAATCGATGCTGCGCGGACTTCGGCTTGCGTGCGGGGCAAAGCGTTTGAGTGTAAAAATCAGGCTCGGAGAGGAAGATTTTACGCTGCAAGGCCTTTTCGACTTTGCCGATATGCTGTGCAGTTGCGGCGTCGAGCGCATTACGCTGCACCCGCGCACGAGAAAAGAGCGCTATGCCCGTCTCCCGCGTATACAATACGTCCGTCTGCTCGGCGAATTTATAAAAGCGCGTTATCCCGCTGTTTCGGTTGCGGGAAACGGCGCGATAGACGGGCCGAAAAGTTTGGCGGATTTTGCCGCGCAGTGCCCGCTTTCCGATGCTTTTATGATCGGGCGCGCCGCCGTGCAAAAGCCGTGGATTTTTACGCTTTTAAAACGTTCGGCAAAACCGGACGGGTGCGATACGGAAGCCGGCCGGCGCGACGCGGAACTTCAAATCGATTTGGTAAAGATCGCCGAAGATTTTATTGCCGATTTGGAAGCATGCCAGCCTGCGGATTTTTGGAAAACGAGGACGCAGCGCTTTTTTGCTTATTATTGCGATAACGTTTCGTTTGCGCATTATATAAAGTCGCAGGTGCTTAATCAAAAAGATCATCGCGCCATGCTTGAGCGCTTTACGCGCTATTTTGACGAAATGCCGCAAGAGCGCGTTTTGAACGTATGATGCTGCGCAAAGGATGGGAACTTATGGAAAATCATGTACACGATATTCACGGCACTCACGGACACATACACCGCCACATTCACAGCGATAAAGAAAAAAAAGCCGTTATAAACCGTCTTTCAAAGGCGGCCGGGCATATTGAAGCGATTAAGCGCATGGTCGAAAACGACGAGGACTGCAGCCAAGTGCTCATCCAGCTTGCGGCGGTTCGGGCGGCAATCAATAACACCGGAAACACTGTTTTGAAAAATCACATAAGTCATTGTATCGTTGAAGCGGTGGAGCAGGGCGATACGGAAGCCGTCAAAAAGCTCAACAGCGCAATCGATATGTTCGTTAAATAATTGTGCCGGTTACATAATCGCGTGAAGCGGCTGCACGTTCCAGCAAACGGTGGCAATGGTCGCTTCGGTTGTTTCGACGATTATACCGTTTCGTGCTTCTTTTTGCAGTGCCGAAACGATCGCCCGTTCCTGATCGGGACCGAGTTCCGTGCGCAGCTTTGCCCACAAAATCATCCATTCGGTCATTTCTTCAAGCGATTTTTCGACCGTCCACACTTCGCTGCGGTAATACGATTCGCTTTTAAAGCCTTTGTCCTGCAGGTATTCGGTTATAAACGGAAGTGAATCGGCCGGTGCGCCGCCTTTACCCCGGTCGAACGA is a window encoding:
- a CDS encoding tRNA-dihydrouridine synthase family protein — encoded protein: MKLLLAPMAALSHEALRRTIARFGGCDEYYTEMIHAASFINGGPYERCYASCAPEPEKTVWQLTGAHEKELVHCARLLMQTEGASSVIGIDINMGCPAPEIYRQGAGIAWMSKPFEQVESMLRGLRLACGAKRLSVKIRLGEEDFTLQGLFDFADMLCSCGVERITLHPRTRKERYARLPRIQYVRLLGEFIKARYPAVSVAGNGAIDGPKSLADFAAQCPLSDAFMIGRAAVQKPWIFTLLKRSAKPDGCDTEAGRRDAELQIDLVKIAEDFIADLEACQPADFWKTRTQRFFAYYCDNVSFAHYIKSQVLNQKDHRAMLERFTRYFDEMPQERVLNV
- a CDS encoding metal-sensing transcriptional repressor; translation: MENHVHDIHGTHGHIHRHIHSDKEKKAVINRLSKAAGHIEAIKRMVENDEDCSQVLIQLAAVRAAINNTGNTVLKNHISHCIVEAVEQGDTEAVKKLNSAIDMFVK